The Pseudofrankia inefficax genome window below encodes:
- a CDS encoding HAD family hydrolase, whose amino-acid sequence MAVTDPVRAVLFDLDGTLTDTNYGHTIAWSRAFAQEGHHPTMAAIHRHIGMGSDRLLDALLPDRDRARDEILTAARSEHYRPFIGLIQPLPGARELVREVARRGVRVVLATSAPAAELRALRSALDVEDCLSAVTSPADADSSKPAPDILEVALERSGADPANAVMVGDSRWDVLAARRAGLGCVAVLTGGIGADELTEAGASAVYTGPDDLLAHLDDSPIGRLLKCARDSNG is encoded by the coding sequence ATGGCTGTGACAGATCCCGTTCGTGCTGTGTTGTTCGACCTGGACGGCACGCTCACCGACACCAACTACGGCCACACCATCGCCTGGTCGCGCGCCTTCGCTCAGGAGGGCCACCATCCGACGATGGCGGCGATCCACCGTCACATCGGCATGGGTTCCGACCGGCTGCTCGACGCCCTGCTCCCGGACCGCGACCGCGCCCGGGACGAGATCCTGACCGCCGCGCGCAGCGAGCACTACCGTCCGTTCATCGGCCTGATCCAGCCGCTGCCGGGGGCTCGCGAGCTGGTCCGCGAGGTCGCGCGCCGCGGCGTTCGGGTCGTGCTGGCGACGTCAGCGCCCGCCGCCGAGCTGCGTGCGCTGCGTTCCGCGCTCGACGTGGAGGACTGTCTGAGCGCGGTGACGTCGCCGGCCGACGCGGACAGCTCGAAACCGGCGCCGGACATCCTCGAGGTCGCGCTGGAGCGTTCGGGTGCCGACCCGGCGAACGCGGTGATGGTCGGCGACAGCCGCTGGGACGTCCTGGCCGCCAGGCGGGCGGGCCTGGGCTGTGTGGCCGTCCTGACCGGTGGGATCGGCGCCGACGAGCTCACCGAGGCCGGAGCGAGCGCCGTCTACACAGGTCCGGACGACCTGCTGGCCCACCTCGACGACTCCCCGATCGGCCGGCTGCTGAAGTGTGCGC
- a CDS encoding glycosyltransferase, with product MTRHRRSRRVRRIGVAVPAHNEQDLLPACLGGLIVAAIATPVPVEIVVVLDACTDETGLVVRSAARTAAVLAAAGRARPPRVRSISVTGRNVGLARAAGLREILAGWPDDLAGTWLATTDADSVVPPGWLTWQCALAARGADAVVGEIKVVDWSEHSPDLPGVFARHYHRRPGHPHVHGANLGVTALAYQRAGGYPPLAVAEDHGLVDALVATGHRVLRTRGPRVVTSARRDARAAGGFGDTLRTLVP from the coding sequence ATGACCAGGCATAGGCGCAGCCGCCGGGTGCGCCGCATCGGTGTCGCCGTTCCGGCCCACAACGAGCAGGACCTGCTGCCGGCCTGTCTGGGAGGGCTGATCGTCGCCGCGATCGCGACACCGGTCCCCGTCGAGATCGTCGTCGTCCTCGATGCCTGCACCGACGAGACAGGGCTCGTCGTGCGGTCGGCGGCGCGGACGGCCGCGGTACTGGCCGCCGCCGGCCGGGCCCGTCCACCTCGGGTTCGGTCGATCAGCGTCACCGGTCGTAACGTCGGCCTCGCCCGCGCGGCGGGTCTGCGGGAGATCCTCGCCGGCTGGCCCGACGACCTGGCCGGCACGTGGCTGGCCACGACCGACGCCGACAGCGTCGTGCCACCCGGGTGGCTGACCTGGCAGTGCGCGCTCGCGGCTCGCGGGGCCGACGCCGTCGTCGGCGAGATCAAGGTCGTCGACTGGAGCGAGCACTCGCCCGACCTGCCGGGAGTCTTCGCGCGCCACTACCACCGGCGTCCAGGTCACCCACACGTTCACGGCGCCAACCTCGGAGTGACGGCCCTGGCGTACCAGCGGGCGGGCGGCTACCCACCGCTGGCCGTCGCCGAGGACCACGGCCTCGTCGACGCCCTGGTCGCGACCGGCCACCGCGTCCTACGGACCCGCGGCCCGCGGGTCGTCACCAGCGCTCGCCGCGACGCCAGGGCCGCCGGCGGCTTCGGCGACACGCTACGCACTCTCGTCCCGTGA
- a CDS encoding class I SAM-dependent DNA methyltransferase, with product MSDGLSGDTARAPGVRLDYFERMYAAADDPWGFASRWYEERKYALTLAALPNPRFRSAFEPGCSIGVLTGLLAARCDRLLATDIVEAPLAAARQRVAALDHVEIRRLVVPEQWPTQTFDLVVLSEIGYYFERHDLDRVVAATTQSLDPDGCLVAVHWRHPVAEYPLTGDDVHETLAAADGLTRVSQHVERDFLLDVFVTRGPHDQA from the coding sequence GTGAGCGACGGCCTCTCGGGCGACACCGCTCGTGCTCCCGGCGTCCGGCTGGACTACTTCGAGCGGATGTACGCCGCCGCCGACGACCCGTGGGGCTTCGCGTCCCGCTGGTACGAGGAACGCAAGTACGCGCTCACCCTCGCCGCGCTGCCGAACCCCCGATTCCGGTCCGCGTTCGAGCCAGGCTGCTCGATCGGAGTGCTCACCGGCCTGCTCGCGGCACGGTGCGACCGGCTGCTGGCCACCGACATCGTCGAGGCACCGCTCGCCGCGGCGCGCCAGCGGGTCGCCGCCCTCGATCACGTCGAGATCCGGCGGCTGGTCGTGCCGGAGCAGTGGCCCACACAGACCTTCGACCTCGTCGTGCTCAGCGAGATCGGCTACTACTTCGAGCGCCACGACCTCGACCGCGTCGTAGCGGCCACGACCCAGTCGCTTGACCCGGACGGCTGCCTCGTCGCCGTGCACTGGCGGCATCCGGTCGCCGAATACCCGCTGACCGGCGACGACGTGCACGAGACCCTCGCCGCCGCCGACGGGCTGACCCGGGTGTCCCAGCACGTGGAGCGTGACTTCCTGCTCGACGTGTTCGTCACCCGCGGCCCGCATGACCAGGCATAG
- a CDS encoding PIG-L deacetylase family protein, translating into MVLTEAGTAEAVWQTWLSARSWPSLDWPTLCQSIGIDGTADLLVVAPHPDDETLGVGGLMALARAAGATVTVVAVTDGDASHPRSPTVRPTELVGRRARERRDALAELGLADVEVHRLGIPDGTVDRHVHQVAGLIEELLRPGMTCLATFAADGHPDHDAVGAAAARACLARRVPLVEYPVWTWHWATPGDPRVPWDRAVQVRLPPRVAQAKRRAAACFRSQVEPLSDQPGDETILTPATLARLLRDEETLFLPARLRGAGDGWPAALSARGRAR; encoded by the coding sequence ATGGTGCTGACCGAGGCGGGCACCGCCGAAGCGGTCTGGCAGACCTGGCTGTCCGCGCGGAGCTGGCCGTCCCTGGATTGGCCAACCCTGTGCCAGAGCATCGGGATCGACGGGACAGCCGACCTGCTCGTCGTCGCGCCGCATCCGGACGACGAGACGCTGGGCGTCGGTGGCCTGATGGCCCTGGCGCGCGCCGCGGGGGCGACAGTGACCGTCGTGGCCGTGACCGACGGCGACGCGTCCCATCCGAGATCGCCGACGGTGCGACCCACGGAGCTGGTCGGCAGGCGGGCCCGGGAGCGGCGGGACGCGCTCGCCGAACTCGGCCTGGCGGACGTCGAGGTCCACCGCCTCGGCATCCCGGACGGCACGGTCGACCGCCACGTCCACCAGGTCGCGGGCCTGATCGAGGAGCTGCTGCGCCCGGGCATGACCTGCCTGGCCACGTTCGCCGCGGACGGGCATCCCGATCACGACGCGGTCGGTGCCGCCGCGGCCCGCGCCTGCCTCGCTCGCCGGGTCCCGCTGGTCGAGTACCCGGTGTGGACCTGGCACTGGGCGACTCCGGGCGACCCTCGCGTGCCCTGGGACCGGGCCGTCCAGGTCCGGCTGCCACCGCGGGTGGCCCAGGCCAAGCGCCGGGCCGCCGCGTGTTTCCGCAGCCAGGTGGAACCACTGTCCGACCAGCCCGGAGACGAGACGATCCTGACCCCCGCGACGCTCGCCCGGCTGCTACGCGACGAGGAGACCCTCTTCCTTCCCGCTCGCCTCCGGGGCGCCGGCGACGGCTGGCCCGCCGCGTTGTCGGCACGGGGGAGGGCGCGGTGA
- a CDS encoding acyl-CoA dehydrogenase family protein, translating to MTTLRQLPPPPGSLSVFPGPASSAGRTNDDLEGPAPTGRPSSAEVGTALAAAVRAGWIGDLPLPGSGDSAARFAAFARTCAADVTLGRLVEAHADAVAILAELDDGGATASWAGQEACWGVWAAEHPAATLSAAPTSSAGPEAGPGRVAPDASWRVSGAKAWCSGAPFLTHALVTAAAADGNRLLAVSLAEPGVRVADDAWAFSGMRASGTSTVTFDEVAARPVGPPGAYLERPGFWHGAVGVAACWFGGAVGVARALSGAAGRRELDPHALAHLGAVDAELGAAASLLREAAAQIDADPGDEAGQAQRRALRVRAVVERAADEVLRRVGRALGPGPLVGDLEHARRVEDLTIYLRQSHAERDLATLGGLVAAGEPGWC from the coding sequence ATGACGACGTTGAGACAGCTCCCGCCGCCTCCTGGGAGCCTCTCGGTGTTCCCCGGCCCGGCCTCGTCCGCTGGCCGGACCAACGATGATCTCGAAGGCCCGGCGCCGACTGGCCGCCCGTCGTCGGCGGAGGTCGGGACGGCGTTGGCCGCTGCCGTCCGCGCGGGCTGGATCGGCGATCTGCCGTTGCCGGGAAGTGGTGACAGCGCGGCCCGGTTCGCCGCGTTCGCCAGGACGTGCGCGGCGGATGTGACGCTGGGCCGCCTGGTGGAGGCGCACGCCGACGCGGTGGCGATCCTCGCCGAGCTCGACGACGGCGGGGCGACCGCCAGCTGGGCCGGGCAGGAAGCGTGCTGGGGCGTGTGGGCCGCCGAGCACCCGGCCGCGACGCTCTCGGCGGCACCGACGTCGTCAGCTGGGCCGGAAGCAGGTCCTGGCCGGGTGGCGCCGGACGCGTCGTGGCGGGTGTCCGGAGCGAAGGCCTGGTGTTCCGGCGCACCGTTTCTCACGCACGCGCTGGTCACCGCCGCCGCTGCCGACGGGAACCGGTTGCTCGCGGTCTCGTTGGCGGAGCCGGGGGTTCGGGTGGCGGACGATGCGTGGGCGTTCAGCGGGATGCGAGCGTCCGGCACGTCGACGGTGACGTTCGACGAGGTGGCGGCCAGGCCCGTCGGGCCGCCGGGCGCCTATCTCGAGCGGCCCGGTTTCTGGCATGGCGCGGTGGGGGTCGCCGCCTGTTGGTTCGGCGGTGCGGTCGGTGTCGCGCGGGCGCTGTCCGGGGCCGCGGGCCGCCGTGAGCTTGACCCGCACGCGCTGGCGCACCTCGGCGCGGTGGACGCGGAACTCGGCGCCGCGGCCAGCCTGCTGCGCGAGGCCGCCGCCCAGATCGACGCCGACCCGGGCGACGAGGCCGGCCAGGCGCAGCGCCGGGCTCTGCGCGTACGGGCGGTGGTGGAGCGAGCGGCGGACGAGGTCCTGCGCCGAGTGGGGCGAGCGCTGGGCCCCGGGCCGTTGGTGGGCGATCTGGAGCACGCGCGACGGGTCGAGGACCTGACGATCTACCTGCGGCAGAGCCACGCGGAGCGGGATCTGGCCACGCTTGGCGGCCTGGTCGCCGCCGGGGAGCCGGGATGGTGCTGA
- a CDS encoding thiamine pyrophosphate-requiring protein: MAQTVADILLARLREWGVRQVFGYPGDGINGLLAAWGRADNDPQFVQARHEEMAAFEAVGFAKFSGQVGVCAATSGPGAIHLLNGLYDAKLDHVPVVALVGQTERSAMGGSYQQEVDLLSLYKDVCSDYVQMCTVPKQLPNLLDRAIRIAQQEHAPTAIIFPSDVFDLPYEAPEHAFKQVPSSVGTTPATVTPDAAGLQRAADILNAGEKVALLVGQGARGCAQELTELAELLGAGAAKALLGKDVLSDELGWVTGSIGLLGTTASEKMMRGCDTLLTVGSNFPYTQFLPDFGQARGIQIDRSAKWIGMRYPYELNLVGDAKATLRALLPLIVRKDDRGWRETIEKNTASWWNTCERQAMTGADPVNPMRIFHELSPRLPGNAIVAADSGSAANWYARHLRFHGNIRGSLSGTLATMGPGVPYVIGAKWAHPDRPGIALVGDGAMQMNGLAELITVAHYYHQWTDPRLVVAILHNNDLNQVTWEMRAMEGSPKFAESQNLPDVDYAGFARSLGLIGLSVSTPDAVGPAWDEALTADRPAVLDIRCDPDVPPIPPRATAEQALNTAKAVLHGDENRWGFVRQGVKDKVQQYLPGTKEN; this comes from the coding sequence GTGGCGCAGACAGTCGCGGACATTCTGCTGGCCCGGTTGCGGGAGTGGGGCGTCCGCCAGGTGTTCGGCTATCCGGGCGACGGCATCAACGGGCTGCTGGCGGCGTGGGGCCGGGCGGACAATGATCCGCAGTTCGTGCAGGCCCGCCACGAGGAGATGGCCGCGTTCGAGGCGGTCGGTTTCGCGAAGTTCAGCGGCCAGGTGGGGGTGTGCGCGGCCACGAGCGGCCCGGGCGCGATTCATCTGCTCAATGGCCTGTACGACGCGAAGCTCGACCATGTTCCGGTCGTGGCGCTGGTCGGTCAGACCGAGCGTTCCGCGATGGGTGGTTCCTACCAGCAGGAAGTCGACCTGCTCAGCCTCTACAAGGACGTCTGTAGCGACTATGTGCAGATGTGCACGGTCCCGAAGCAGCTGCCCAATCTGCTGGACCGGGCGATCAGGATCGCGCAGCAGGAGCACGCCCCGACCGCGATCATCTTCCCTTCGGACGTGTTCGACCTTCCGTATGAGGCACCGGAGCACGCGTTCAAGCAGGTTCCGTCCAGCGTCGGGACGACACCGGCGACGGTGACGCCTGATGCGGCGGGCCTGCAGCGTGCCGCGGACATCCTCAACGCCGGCGAGAAGGTCGCGCTGCTGGTGGGCCAAGGCGCCCGTGGCTGCGCCCAGGAGCTGACCGAGCTCGCCGAGCTGCTCGGCGCGGGCGCGGCGAAGGCGCTGCTCGGTAAGGACGTCCTGTCCGACGAGCTGGGGTGGGTGACGGGCTCGATCGGCCTGCTGGGCACGACGGCGTCGGAGAAGATGATGCGGGGCTGCGACACGCTGCTCACGGTCGGCTCGAACTTCCCGTACACGCAGTTCCTGCCGGACTTCGGCCAGGCGCGCGGCATCCAGATCGACCGCTCGGCCAAGTGGATCGGCATGCGCTATCCGTACGAGCTGAACCTGGTCGGCGACGCGAAAGCCACGCTGCGCGCCCTCCTACCGCTGATCGTCCGTAAGGACGACCGCGGCTGGCGGGAGACGATCGAGAAGAACACCGCCTCCTGGTGGAACACCTGTGAACGCCAGGCCATGACGGGCGCCGACCCGGTCAACCCCATGCGCATCTTCCACGAGCTCTCCCCGCGGCTGCCCGGTAACGCGATCGTGGCGGCCGACTCGGGCAGCGCCGCCAACTGGTACGCGCGCCATCTTCGTTTCCACGGGAACATCCGCGGCTCGCTGTCCGGAACCCTGGCGACGATGGGCCCCGGGGTTCCGTACGTGATCGGCGCGAAGTGGGCGCACCCGGACCGGCCGGGAATCGCGCTCGTCGGCGACGGCGCCATGCAGATGAACGGCCTTGCCGAGCTGATCACGGTCGCGCACTACTACCACCAGTGGACCGACCCCCGGCTGGTCGTCGCGATCCTGCACAACAACGATCTCAACCAGGTCACCTGGGAGATGCGCGCGATGGAGGGCTCCCCGAAGTTCGCCGAGTCCCAGAACCTGCCCGACGTCGACTACGCCGGCTTCGCCCGGTCACTCGGCCTGATCGGCCTGTCGGTGTCCACGCCCGACGCGGTCGGCCCCGCCTGGGACGAGGCGCTGACCGCCGACCGGCCGGCGGTCCTCGACATCCGCTGCGACCCCGACGTCCCGCCGATCCCGCCGCGGGCGACCGCCGAGCAGGCCCTGAACACGGCCAAGGCCGTCCTGCACGGCGACGAGAACCGGTGGGGATTCGTCCGCCAGGGCGTCAAGGACAAGGTCCAGCAGTACCTGCCCGGCACGAAGGAGAACTGA
- a CDS encoding gluconate 2-dehydrogenase subunit 3 family protein, whose protein sequence is MPFRAPDQHGVTPQRKGRFPGFNVLDSVDAWDDVTAGVVLHRLVPPADLTFFTPPEAAIAGRLLDLLLAQDGEPRVPVLALVDGRLAAGETDGWHYDDLPQDAQAWRDTLGFLDADARDAHGLGFAELDEPAQAAIIQAVQDRTRDGQDWHRWAAARSWSLWTRYACTAFYSHPWAWNEIGFPGPAYPRGYLNPGVNAREHWEVAEQDALDPVPFAARVERERHEHQRLLTPEESP, encoded by the coding sequence ATGCCGTTCCGAGCACCGGACCAACACGGCGTCACCCCGCAGCGCAAGGGCCGTTTCCCCGGCTTCAACGTCCTCGACAGCGTCGACGCCTGGGACGACGTCACCGCCGGGGTCGTCCTGCACCGGCTCGTGCCGCCGGCGGACCTGACGTTCTTCACACCACCCGAGGCGGCGATCGCCGGGCGGCTGCTCGACCTGCTCCTGGCCCAGGACGGCGAGCCGCGCGTCCCCGTGCTGGCGCTGGTCGACGGACGCCTCGCCGCAGGCGAGACCGACGGCTGGCACTACGACGACCTACCGCAAGACGCCCAGGCCTGGCGCGACACGCTCGGCTTCCTCGACGCCGACGCCCGCGACGCCCACGGCCTCGGCTTCGCGGAACTCGACGAGCCGGCGCAGGCAGCGATCATCCAGGCCGTGCAGGACCGGACCCGGGACGGGCAGGACTGGCACCGCTGGGCGGCGGCCCGCAGCTGGAGCCTGTGGACCCGCTACGCCTGCACAGCCTTCTACTCCCACCCGTGGGCCTGGAACGAGATCGGCTTCCCCGGGCCGGCCTACCCGCGCGGCTACCTCAACCCGGGCGTCAACGCGCGGGAGCACTGGGAGGTCGCCGAGCAGGACGCCCTCGACCCGGTGCCCTTCGCCGCACGGGTCGAACGCGAACGCCACGAACACCAGCGCCTCCTCACCCCGGAGGAATCCCCGTGA
- a CDS encoding GMC family oxidoreductase yields the protein MLPNDGSRTDHRLRADMRRFDGDDEVDLVVVGAGAGGGVLTQRLARAGWRVVCLDAGPFWDPDTDWVSDERGAHVLYWTEPRQIGGGDPVPLGSNNSGRGVGGSMVHYAGYTPRLHPSDFTTRSVDGVGADWPIGYQDLRPYYEAIEAELPVAGQSWPWGDPHRYPHSPHPVGGNGEIFLRGAAALGIEARVGPVAIANGRFGNRPHCIYRGFCLQGCKVNAKASPLITHIPDALAHGAEIRPDSHVSRILVDDRAGRVTGVTYLRDGREHVQRARAVAVAGYSIETPRLLLLSTSRRWPAGLGNDHDQVGRYLMVQGAPQTAGRFDDEIRMYKTPPPEVSSEHYYETDPTRPYRRGWSIQNVSPLPITWAEHVIAQGHWGAPLREYMRDYVHWATLGALCEYLPRADNRVTLADETDRHGLPVAHFSYTRCDNDQLLHKAATRSMEAILTAAGATEVMTIDRYAHLVGGARMATHAADGVVDAEHRVFGLPNLYVVDGSVLPTQGAANPALTIMALAARAADRLAAHSRRGLTEHELSHA from the coding sequence CTGCTGCCGAACGACGGCAGCCGCACCGACCACCGGCTGCGCGCGGACATGCGCCGGTTCGACGGCGACGACGAGGTCGACCTCGTCGTGGTCGGCGCGGGCGCGGGCGGCGGCGTGCTGACCCAGCGGCTGGCCCGGGCCGGCTGGCGGGTCGTCTGCCTCGACGCCGGGCCGTTCTGGGACCCCGACACCGACTGGGTCAGCGACGAGCGCGGCGCCCACGTCCTGTACTGGACCGAACCGCGCCAGATCGGCGGCGGCGACCCGGTGCCGCTGGGCTCGAACAACTCCGGCCGAGGCGTCGGCGGCTCGATGGTCCACTACGCCGGGTACACGCCCCGGCTGCACCCGTCGGACTTCACGACCCGCAGCGTCGACGGCGTCGGCGCGGACTGGCCGATCGGCTACCAGGACCTGCGGCCGTACTACGAGGCGATCGAGGCAGAGCTGCCCGTCGCCGGCCAGTCCTGGCCCTGGGGCGACCCCCACCGCTACCCCCATAGCCCGCATCCGGTCGGCGGCAACGGCGAGATCTTCCTACGCGGCGCAGCCGCGCTCGGGATCGAGGCGCGGGTCGGCCCGGTCGCGATCGCCAACGGCCGGTTCGGGAACCGCCCGCACTGCATCTACCGGGGCTTCTGCCTGCAGGGCTGCAAGGTCAACGCCAAGGCGAGCCCGCTGATCACCCACATCCCCGACGCCCTCGCGCACGGAGCGGAGATCCGCCCGGACAGCCACGTCAGCCGCATCCTGGTCGACGACCGAGCCGGCCGGGTCACCGGCGTGACCTACCTGCGCGACGGGCGCGAGCACGTCCAGCGGGCCCGGGCCGTCGCCGTCGCCGGCTACTCGATCGAGACGCCACGGCTGCTGCTGCTCTCGACAAGCCGCCGCTGGCCCGCCGGGCTCGGCAACGACCACGACCAGGTCGGCCGCTACCTGATGGTCCAGGGCGCGCCGCAGACCGCCGGCCGGTTCGACGACGAGATCCGGATGTACAAGACACCGCCGCCGGAGGTGTCCAGCGAGCACTACTACGAGACCGACCCGACCAGGCCCTACCGGCGCGGCTGGTCGATCCAGAACGTCAGCCCCCTGCCCATCACCTGGGCCGAACACGTCATCGCCCAAGGCCACTGGGGCGCGCCCCTGCGGGAGTACATGCGCGACTACGTCCACTGGGCCACCCTCGGCGCCCTGTGCGAGTACCTGCCCCGGGCCGACAACCGGGTGACCCTCGCCGACGAGACCGACCGGCACGGACTGCCCGTCGCGCACTTCTCCTACACCCGCTGCGACAACGACCAGCTCCTGCACAAAGCGGCGACACGCTCGATGGAGGCCATCCTGACCGCGGCGGGTGCGACCGAGGTGATGACGATCGACCGGTACGCCCACCTGGTCGGCGGCGCGCGGATGGCGACCCACGCGGCGGACGGTGTCGTCGACGCCGAGCACCGGGTCTTCGGCCTGCCCAACCTCTACGTCGTCGACGGCAGCGTCCTGCCGACCCAGGGCGCGGCCAACCCGGCCCTGACCATCATGGCGCTCGCGGCGCGAGCAGCCGACCGGCTCGCGGCGCACAGCCGGCGCGGCCTCACCGAGCACGAGCTGAGCCACGCATGA
- a CDS encoding enolase C-terminal domain-like protein, whose translation MTRDDPRLEGLTAAVYRFPTDRPEADGTLTWDATTAVAVTLRAGGRTGVGWTYGAPAAATVIADHLAEALHGLRVWDIAAGWSAMHRACRNIGTRGVTMMAISAVDVAWWDLKARMLGVPLTTLFGQCREAVPVYGSGGFTTLDDAQLAEQVAGWQAAGTTSLKIKIGEAGGTRIDRDLARVARLRELAGDSAQLMVDANGGYTVGQARRVGGWLDDLGVTWFEEPVSSDDLAGLAAVRAAVRCDVAAGEYAADLYDVQALLPVVDCVQLDVTRCGGYTGWLRAAALAQARNLEVSAHCAPALHAPVAAAVPNLRHVEWFADHARLEPLLADGVPPVAAGALQLADRDAGHGLTLAAGAERWRVG comes from the coding sequence ATGACCCGCGACGACCCCCGCCTGGAGGGCCTGACCGCCGCCGTCTACCGGTTCCCGACCGACCGGCCGGAAGCCGACGGCACCCTGACCTGGGACGCCACCACCGCCGTCGCCGTGACCCTGCGCGCCGGCGGGCGGACCGGCGTGGGCTGGACGTACGGCGCGCCCGCCGCCGCCACCGTGATCGCCGACCACCTCGCCGAGGCCTTGCACGGCCTACGCGTCTGGGACATCGCGGCCGGCTGGTCGGCGATGCACCGCGCCTGCCGCAACATCGGCACCCGCGGCGTCACGATGATGGCGATCAGCGCCGTCGACGTCGCCTGGTGGGACCTGAAGGCCCGGATGCTCGGCGTGCCGCTCACCACCCTGTTCGGCCAGTGCCGGGAGGCCGTGCCGGTCTACGGCTCCGGCGGCTTCACCACGCTCGACGACGCCCAACTCGCCGAGCAGGTCGCCGGCTGGCAGGCCGCCGGCACCACCAGCCTGAAGATCAAGATCGGGGAGGCGGGCGGCACGCGGATCGACCGTGACCTGGCCCGGGTCGCCAGGCTGCGGGAGCTCGCCGGAGACAGCGCGCAGCTGATGGTCGACGCGAACGGCGGCTACACGGTCGGGCAGGCGCGCCGGGTCGGCGGGTGGCTCGACGATCTGGGCGTCACCTGGTTCGAGGAACCGGTCAGCAGCGACGACCTCGCGGGGCTGGCCGCCGTGCGCGCCGCGGTGCGCTGCGACGTCGCTGCCGGGGAGTACGCCGCCGACCTCTACGACGTCCAGGCGCTGCTTCCCGTCGTCGACTGCGTCCAACTGGACGTCACCCGCTGCGGTGGCTACACCGGTTGGCTGCGCGCCGCCGCCCTCGCCCAGGCCCGCAATCTGGAGGTCTCCGCCCACTGCGCGCCCGCGCTGCACGCCCCGGTCGCCGCGGCCGTCCCGAACCTGCGCCACGTCGAATGGTTCGCCGACCACGCCCGCCTCGAACCCCTGCTCGCCGACGGCGTCCCGCCCGTCGCCGCCGGAGCCCTCCAGCTCGCCGACCGCGACGCGGGCCACGGCCTGACGCTCGCGGCCGGCGCGGAACGGTGGCGCGTTGGCTGA